The following coding sequences are from one Paenibacillus sp. FSL R5-0912 window:
- a CDS encoding alpha/beta fold hydrolase, with the protein MEHWIRVEPNVKIYINDINPLGSRTILFIHGWPANHQMFEYQYNQLVPMGYRCIGMDMRGFGKSDKPLGRYDYNRLADDIRCVIGALGLQDITLGGHSTGGAVAIRYMARHQGYGVSRLALFASAAPSLIQRPGFPYGTTREAIEQIIQTTYEDRPKMLHDFGEIFFYQKVSQPFSDWFFQLGLEAASWSTIAVSKAWLEEELFDDLPRILVPTLILHGIHDQVCFFPLAEAQHQGIRNSVLIPFENSGHGLFYDERDKFNLELSRFAK; encoded by the coding sequence ATGGAACATTGGATCAGAGTCGAACCGAACGTGAAGATTTATATTAATGATATCAACCCTCTGGGCAGCCGAACGATTCTCTTCATCCATGGCTGGCCTGCTAACCACCAGATGTTCGAATATCAGTACAACCAGCTGGTGCCGATGGGCTACCGTTGCATCGGGATGGACATGCGGGGATTCGGCAAATCGGATAAACCGCTGGGCCGGTACGACTACAACCGCTTAGCTGATGACATCCGCTGTGTGATCGGAGCTTTGGGACTGCAGGATATTACGCTCGGCGGGCATTCAACCGGCGGAGCCGTAGCGATCCGTTATATGGCCCGGCACCAGGGATATGGTGTCTCCAGGCTTGCACTATTCGCTTCGGCAGCCCCCAGTCTGATTCAGCGGCCGGGTTTCCCTTACGGGACGACCAGAGAAGCTATTGAGCAGATCATTCAGACTACTTATGAGGATCGTCCCAAGATGCTGCATGATTTCGGAGAAATTTTCTTCTATCAAAAAGTATCGCAGCCGTTCTCAGACTGGTTCTTCCAATTAGGGCTTGAGGCCGCAAGCTGGTCTACCATCGCTGTCTCCAAAGCCTGGCTTGAGGAAGAGCTGTTTGATGATCTTCCCCGGATACTGGTGCCTACGCTGATTCTGCACGGTATTCATGATCAAGTGTGCTTTTTCCCGCTGGCTGAGGCACAGCATCAAGGAATCCGTAATTCGGTACTGATCCCCTTCGAGAATAGCGGCCACGGCTTATTCTATGACGAACGCGACAAATTCAACCTGGAGCTATCCCGGTTCGCCAAGTAG
- a CDS encoding metal-dependent hydrolase: MKIIYHGHSCVQIEVNGKSLIIDPFISGNSAAVTKVEDIKTDAVLLTHAHGDHILDAAPIAERNSAPIVATVELASYFEGKGAKTIGMNIGGTVDLGFAKATMIHAFHTSSITLEDGQRIYGGTPTGFIIEAEGRTILHAGDTGLFSDLKMFGELYEIDLAILPIGGHFTMGPEHALLAAKWLGAKSVLPVHYNTFPPIRQDAGAFVQALEDAGIRGTALAYGETLEL; this comes from the coding sequence ATGAAAATTATCTACCACGGCCATTCCTGTGTGCAAATTGAGGTGAACGGCAAGTCACTGATTATCGATCCGTTCATTAGCGGCAATTCCGCTGCTGTCACGAAGGTCGAGGATATTAAGACAGATGCCGTGCTGTTGACGCACGCTCATGGGGACCACATTTTGGACGCTGCACCGATTGCTGAGCGCAATAGCGCCCCAATTGTAGCCACTGTGGAATTAGCTTCTTACTTCGAAGGGAAGGGTGCCAAGACGATTGGCATGAACATTGGGGGGACGGTGGATCTTGGTTTTGCCAAAGCGACGATGATCCATGCCTTCCACACCTCCAGTATTACACTCGAAGACGGACAGCGCATCTATGGAGGCACACCTACGGGTTTCATTATTGAGGCTGAGGGACGGACTATCCTGCATGCGGGAGACACTGGGCTATTCAGTGATCTGAAAATGTTCGGGGAGCTGTACGAGATTGATCTGGCGATTCTGCCGATCGGCGGGCATTTCACTATGGGACCTGAGCATGCACTCCTTGCTGCGAAATGGCTGGGGGCCAAGAGTGTGCTGCCGGTACACTACAACACCTTCCCGCCGATCCGCCAGGATGCGGGAGCTTTCGTCCAGGCGCTGGAAGATGCGGGAATCCGTGGTACAGCACTTGCTTATGGAGAGACGCTGGAGCTGTAA